GTAGTCGATACAAAGCCTGAAAACTCCCAtcattttttctttacaaacaaCACTGGTGCTCCCCACGGCGAATTACTCGGCCTAAATAAATATCCTGTCTGATGAATCTTCCATATGTTCTTTCAGCTCAGCCATCTCTGCTGGCGCTAATCGGTATAGAACTCGTTAAACCGGTGTTGTCCCTGACTCCAACTCGATCGTAAGAACATCTCCTCTGGCTGGTGACAGCCCTTCCAAGGCCTCAAATACATCTCCATACTCTAAGATAACTAGAAGATCGTGCAACTCATGTTGACCATCGAAATGATCACCAAAATCTATTTACTCCCCTACTCCCATATCCAATACTCCTCTGCATGTAGCATGTATGCAAATAAAATCTGCTCTGCTCCAGAAATGTGAACTCTCACCCTCAGGCAATCCAACAGTACTCGATGTCGTGATAACAAGTCCATCCCAAGAATGATATCGCAAAACACAACTCCATCTTTAACGAGTCTCTGAACCAATCGGCCCTCCAAGCATAACTGGTACACCACAATCAATATAAATAGCTCCCAACATTTCTATGTCAGCTGTCCGAACTGACACATCTCTGAAATGATCAACACTGCCAAAAGCGATCCCCCACGAGTTGTTGCACAACGATACATCAATGAAATGATCAACACTCCGATATAACACAACGCAAGTTGTCGCACCCCAATCCAAAAGCGATCCCCCACGAGTTGTCGCACTGAAATGATCAACACTCCGATATAACACAACGCAAGTTGTCGCACCCCAATCCAAAAGCGATCCCCCACGAGTTTACAAAATAATCATGCCTCCATGGCAGTAACTATACTCATACACACGAATAACACATGCCAACTCATGGCTCACATCTCATACCACATAATCTCCAATAACGAAAACTCGTGGAGAGATGGCTTGAAGTTTGGGTGGTGGAAACAACGTCACACATCCACATGTGGACAATTTCTGAACACGGCTGACGAAACTGATACACACCTGAGCAATCTATCAAACTGTGACATCATCCATCTCTCGAACATCTGGCTGAAACCTTGTTAGCTAGAGAGCGGATGGCGATGATAAACTCATCGTCAATAAAAAGACAATTGGGTTAGAAGTTACTGAACGGAAAGGTGttgtattttctttctttaaaactCCCAAATCCCCGAttcaaaaatcttttaaaatcgaTTAAACCGAATTAAAACCGAGTCAAAACCGAGTCGAAACCACGTCCCAAcaaatcgccatcccgggtcaGAGCTGGAACggaaccccgctctgataccaaattataacacccgtattttccgaaataacttaaataaataaaaaatctgaaatctccatttattatttctcaaaagtcaactccaaagtcgtaaatccaataaatagccataaatccaaataacataataaatcccgaaaatatcaataaaagcataaaatccGCAAGTCTGAAAAAGACAGAAATAAAACTCCCAAAGCACCAGCCCGATAGCAATCACTATTGCTCGTCAGTCTCATCTGAAAGGGGAAGGAaaggaggggtgagtaacaggggagttactccATTAGGTATGAgatgctaaacacgcaaaccactgacttgagtaaatagaactcctaatatggaagtttagctctaacatgaacaaacaagatgcctaaagcatcacacaacacaaacaatgcgatgatagcatatagctagtccatacaccccgcatctcctcataccgatatatatatacatacgctgcatcgctagtacagtctgtctctgtacccTCGCCCTCCAAAGCTGCGTCGAATGCAAACATCTCTGCACCCATGCCCCACACAATCTGCGTCGCTAGCCCAGACGTCTCTGAGCCCCCGCCCACCAAAGCTGCGTCGCTAGTCCAAACATCTCTAGACCCCCGCCCTCTCACATAGTCTctactcataactatgtatacatacatatatatatcgcatctcttaacatcacacactcaaatcaacggttgaatcctctagacccctgGTTCCAGTTTACAATAAATGAACTgactaacaatcaagactcaaacagactcaattcaaacagacggatcatgattcgaaatctaaactacgatagagagaattctacactggtacATGATTTACGGAATAAACCATCACCTTAGCAATGTGGAAAAGTGATagctatgaactccagctgctcaaacaaactccaaatctgaaaacaGGACGAAAAATCGAGTCAGTACGTCCTTCGAACGGTCCAAAACGGATAACCGGCAATCTGGTCAAAAAGTCAACCCGCTAGTCAAAGCTCAACCCGGTCAACCCTTGACCAAATTGAAATCGAATTGAATCACCCGGTTTTCTGTAACCGAGTTCGATTTCAATTGGACCAGATTCAAATCAATTTCAAATCGGATTAATccaaaccaaaaatcaattccCAATAACCAATCAAACCGAAAATCAATtgaacaaaccaaaccaaaccggcTTGACTGGTCAACGGCTTGACTCGCTGAGTCGACTCGGCCGAGTCACCGAGTTACCGGCGAGTCGCCGGAGACCGGTCGCCGGCGGCGGCCAACAACGGTGGTGGCTTACCGACCAACCACCGGCGGCGGCGGAGGCACGGTGGTGATGCGGCAGCGGCTTCCTGGCGGCGAACGGACGGTGGCCGGCTGTCGGTGGCTCCGGCGAACGTCCGGCGGAGACAGTGGTGCATGAGATTCACGCGCGAATCTTCCTCTTGCGCGTGTAGGGGGCGTCGCGGCGGCTCTCCGGATGAAACTCATGCCCCGGACTCGTCTCGACGTCACGAACACACTGGTGGCCTTGAAATCGCGAGAAACCCAATGGTTAGAGAGATATCGACGATTGACTAAATGGCCAACACTTAACCAATCGGAAAAGGCGGTTTGTGGATTACCTAGGGCGTGAGACGGCGGCGGCGTGACGGATCTGATCTCAGTCGACGGTGGCTGAGATAGTTCCCCAATATCTCTCTCTGACGGCTCAaaatctggagaggttcgacgCCTTAGACTTTTTCTGAATAAACTAATAAGGTAGCTCAGTTTAAATAGGAACTCACCTAGGGTTTCCTGCAAATTGATTGGGCTTTGCTGGGCCTGCGGAATTGGGTCGTTACAATCACGTTCCTGCCTATAATCAAGTGGCCAAGTTGCTTGCATTGCCCATAGCAAACTCAGTGTCTTTTTCTTTGTCACAAATGTTCAAGGCAAATGATTTTTATTGCATTTTTTGTGCCATTTCTTCTTGAATACCTTTACACCAAATTTAGGGACATAATTGACTATGACACACCACACGTTGTAGCTTATTTATATGCAAATTGTAATTTATGTATGTTTTTGTGATACAaaatggtttataaatagtGATAATATAGTGATTGAAACTCCAAAAGACACACTCCTATTTCTATGCTAGAGGAGTACGTATCAACTGATGGGAGTAAAGAGAAACCACTTTTTGTGAGTTGAAGATGTCACGACAATGACATGTATGAAGCTGTTTGTGAAAATGGAATGAAAATCGAAGAAATTACTGAACTCTTTAATGATTAAGTGACTAGAGTAATAAAGGTCGACTCTCGAGGTGAAGAAAAGGAAtctaaagaaaatttataaactgAAGAAGCTTTAAAAGTAAGAAGAAGGTATacatattttgagttaaggaagcTTATTGCTGAGAGATGGATGAAACTTTATGAACATGTTGTGAATAACATACAAGAGCTGATTTTGAAAAGTGGTCTAGAGAATACGGTATCTGAAGTTGGACGACACTTCATACCATAGATAATTCGAGAATTCTATGCTTAGCTTCCTTCTGAAAAAATCAAAGGTAATCATGTTAGGGTGGAAGTTAGATGAAAAAAATGTGTTTAGTttgaaagaaataaacaaagttTTCGGTCTTCGATGgataaacaaaaataagagGAGTTGTTTAGGAATGATGAAATAGATCTGAATGAAGTCGCTAGGTTTCTGACGGATGGTAAGGTTAGTTTGTGATCAAAATTGACTATCTCGAAGTTCATTAGTCACGTTAATTAATAACGTCTACACTATTTTATGTTCAAACGGGATACCTACAACAAATCCAAGTGTACTCAAACCTGACAAAGCTAAACTCATTTATAAAATTGGACTGTCTTTGAAATTTAACTTCGGAGAGTTGGTATTTCGTCAAGTGTTTAATACTGAGGCTTGGAACGATCCAAAATTCTTGGAGACATTTAAGAAGCCTGTGGACAAAATGTAATGTGATGAGAAGAAAAGAGCTAAGAAAAGGGAAGGAACTTCAATAGGATCAGCTGAGAAAAAGGCAAAGCTATCTGCAAGTGCATAAGGCAAAATTGTAAGGTCAAGTAAAAAGAGATCGATAAAGTTTCAAAGCTGCTCTAAAAAGAAAGTAGAAGTTGAAGAAATCTCAACTGATGAGGACTCTTCATGTGAAGACGAAATAGAATTTGAagaaatctataatataatgagGAACTGAGCCGCAACGTCAGCAGGTAAGTGGACTCCAcctctttttgttcttttttaaaATGTGTCCTGTTATGGGCTTGACATAGATTTTCTTTCCTGGGCTTACCGTTGATGTCTTCTTTGCCGATCTTTCACCCTAGAGACAATGAATCCTTGTCTCAACTCTTAGGCTCTCCTATCGTTCAACGTATCTGTCTTTAATCTGGCTAATAAATGCTATTGCCATTTAACCAAAACGCTGTCGACCTCTCTGTTTCCTTCATGCCAAATCTATAAATTGGAGAAAGTTGATCTCATTCATTCCTTGATCGTCTTCTTCATCGTGATTTCAACCCTCTACGGTGTTTCCGCGGATTCGGTAAAAGGTTGCGCTGATTTTATCGAGGTTtatcactctttctttcctaaTTCGTTTTAACGCTGCTAATTTACTAAACCTGCAGGCGAGTTCGTCTTTGGTCAGCTCTCGGAAAGGAGCAGATTGGAAACTTGATTATTCTCACATCACTGTAAGCTTTCTATATGTTGACtactaatgtttttattttcttttgctgatattttttttgttccccCTTCAAATTATAAGTTTGAACTTCAAACAGTAGATGGATTGGTGAAGGACAGTACACAGTGTGCCCCTAATGGCTACTATTTCATCCGTCTATGACAAGGTATTCTCATCAAACACCGTATATTTCTTTCGTGCGGGTCTGTTAAAGATGTATTTATTGGTTAAACCAGTGTTGCAAGTAATTTCTATCGTTTCTTTTCATAGGGCTCATTCATTTCTCAAGATTAATGGACCTGAAGGATGGTCATGGCATCCAGATAAGGTTTTATCTGctcttcattttttatttttttgtggaGTATGCATCTAAAATCATTCGTCATAAAAACATCAGGCTTGTATTCACTCTGTCATTGTGGTCACAACTgtgaacccaaaaaaaaaattggagtttaagttatatatttaaactttaaaaattagCTTAAACCAATAGTTGACCAAATAATCTTCATTCTACAGGTAACATGTACCTCAAATCGACCCCAgcttccaaatttttttttggatcccAATCTCCCACCTATCACAGAGTTCACAGCTAGGTAACAATTCATTATGTTTAGTGGTTAAAGCAATATTTTAATGTGTGCTCAATTAAGCGATCATACATTTAGACGAGATTACCTCATTTTATAATTTGTGTTCGTCATTCAGATGCTGTGGTGAAAGAAGCGACTTGGGATgtataaaaaaggaaataagctTTGTGATGACATGACATCGATCCTCACATCTCCTGCTTAGTCTGCTAAACTATCTGATTTATTGCCAACTACGAGatttttttatggttttctCTTCTGACTTCTTAGCTGTTGATTCTTAATAATATGTGTTTTTTGATTCATGTTGTTTCAGAGAAATGGCTATCTCAGACACCGAGTGAACCTATCAAATCATTCTTTAAGCCGGTGGAAAAGAGACGTAGCGTTCAAGTACATGTTGATGCCATGAAACTCTCTTACATCTGTGATTGAAAGATTCATTTACGattttttctaataatatttagatatgttagtttttaacattttcttacTGAGTTGTTGGTTGTCTACATTTTCTGATGAGATTTAATGTCATTCAATAAACAAGAAGAAATCTGAGATCCTTTAGATGAGCCAAATAATACAGATAAACTAcaatatgataaaaatattaaaagtggAGGGTAGTGGTTCGATCAAAAGAGTGATGATGAAATTTGTAGAGGGGGAAAACAAGCAAACAATCTCATAAAGATGAACATGATAAAACtgctaattaaataaatgaagaatgaaaaaaaaaactgctaattaaataaatgaggAAGGGAAAAAGAATGAGAGGGATACTAACGAAAAACACAAAAGATTAAAGTATGGCAACCTAACTCAAGACCACATAATACAAAACCAATAATATAACGAAAACCTAAAGTTAGTAGTTAATATCTACAACAAATACAATACAAACAATTTAACATTTTCACCAACAAATACAATACAAACTaacccgcgcttgcgcggggatAACGATCCCTAGTATTGTTAAAGATACCAAAAACGGATTCTACCTCTGAAGTTTTTCAAACTCTACTAGAAATAACTCCTTAGTAAGATACTTTTTGTTAGTACATGTGTGATGGCATTAACTAAATCCAATAACtaaaacataacatatataGTTTCAACAAACATTCAAACACACCAGAGTTTTAACATAAATGAACACACAAATCAAAGttttaacaaacaaacacaatactaaacactctcatcatcatcaccccAGTCGGAGAAGAGTAACTTCTCGTCGTCTACAAAGCTGAAAACACATCACATAACAGACTGGTAACCGACGATCTCTCCAACTTCTGATCTCGTGGATAGCTTGAGAATCGGAAGGTTGCGCAGTGTTGCCTATGTTACATGGTCCACACAGCCACCTGTAAACTTAAAATTTGTTataggaagaaaaaaaacaaaagagacagAGCTACAAGTAGACTTTACCATCAGTAGCAACAATGAGCATAGTCACTGGAGGATCCATGTTTTCTCAGCAATAAGCTTTCCTTGGTTCAAAATATGTACACCTTCTTCTTACTTTTAAAGCTTCTACGGTTTATAAATAGTGAAGCTTTGTGAACCTGATGTGAATAACATACAAGATTGATTTTAAAGAGTGTTCTAGAGAAGACGATATCTGAAGTTGGACGACACTTCATACCATAGGTAATTCGAGAATTATATTCTTAGCTTCCTTCTGAAAAAATCAAAGGCAGTCATGTTAAGGTGGAAGTTagaagaaaaatgtgtttaattcgaaagaaataaacaaaatttttggGTTGTCGTCGACGAATAAACTAAAAGAAGAGGTGTTGTTTAGGAAATAGATCTGAATGAAGTTGTTGGGTTTCTGAAGTCGCTAGATTTCTGAGACATTTAAGTATGTGGACAAAATAGAATGCCATGAGAAAAAATGAGCTAAGAAAAGGGAAATAATTTCATCAGTACCAGCTGAGAAATAGACAAAGTTATCTGCAAGTATAAAAGGCATAATTGTGAAGTCAAGTAAAAAGAGATCGATTTAAGGTTTCAAAACTGCtctaaaaagaaaattgaaattgaagaAAACTCAATTGATGAAGACTCTTTATGTGAAGAAGatataaaatttgaagaaatTTTACTAAAGATACCAAAGACGGATTCTGCAGTTTTCCAAACTCTACGAGCATAGGCCAATATGTTTCAAACAGTTTCAGAGGCTTATATAAAGACTAACAACAAAAAGTATCTTACTAagaaacatatgatttcagTTTAGAGTTGGTATCCAGGGAGGGGGATGTTGTTACAAGAACTCGTGGTTCACTTATTTCATTTCCGGTTAACTATTTCAGTTATGTGTTTCTGGTTTAGTTGTGAAGACTTTGATTGTGTATGTAAAAGACTATTTGGCCtaatcaatgaaaaaaatacaagggcaattctcttaaataacattttttaaatttttgtcacaaaaatagtattcaagaaagaaaatgaccaaaataaccttttttatttgaaaattttaattttaatttttaattttttaaaatttgaaacactATCTCCAAAACTCaatcccttaactctaaatcctgagtctatattagttaaccgTAGGATAAAAATACATTGTtaccatttaataaaacttgttttgattattttcttcACTGATGgttatttttatgacaaaaacttaaaaattgttatcttagagaatttctcaaaataatattaatatactcTGTATCTTCAATCTCtccaaaaacaattttaaattggGCCCAAATTGATTGATGAGCTTACAATAAGGCCCAATTATGATAACAGAGCTTTAAAACAGCAATGTCTCTCCGTTGCATCTGAGTCGCTCTCTTCTCTTCGTCCTTCCGACATTTTTCTGTTTGGGGTTTATAGATTGAAGAGTGTAGCTGAAGGTTCGTAATTAGGGTTTCGCAGAGATGAGCCGAAGTTTGGGAATACCGGTGAAGCTTCTTCACGAGGCGTCAGGCCATATAGTGACGGTTGAGCTGAAGAGCGGCGAGCTCTACAGAGGAAGCATGATCGAGTGTGAGGATAACTGGAACTGCCAGCTCGAGGACATTACCTTTACCGCTCAGGTCAATTCATCTCTTCTTACCTAAACGTCGTCGATTTGTTatatggatttcattgttaattgATGCGAAAACCCTAGATTTGGCAAGTTTGGAGGAGTTAGCTTGCTGGGTTTCTAAAGTTTGTAACTTTCCTTCCCTTTGGGGAATTGAGAACCGGAGGAACTGGGGGATGTATAGAACCCTAGGAGAGTGAGTGATCCCAGTAGCATTTCTCTCGTAAAgcattaaatgtatttttaagatGAGGAAGTAATGAGATTGGCTAGAGACACAGTAATGGTCTATGAGGCATGTGTAAACATAGACGTTATCAAGTTTTGTACTTGTAATGTTACGTTTAAAGTGTGTAAGTTGCTCTCTAGGATCATAGTGGTCAAAGGTGTGAATTTATCTAAAGTTTGTAACTGAAAAAAGCTAATCCTGTTCTACCTTGAGTTCACGTTTTGAATCAAACATGTGGTTCTTTGGAAAATGGAAACTAAAAAAGAAGTCACTGGAGTTTCTAGTTATGAATTTCTGAGTAATATATTCACTTTTTGGAGTGTTGTTTCTTTTTCGATATACAGCTTAGTAAGGGTTTGCTTGTTAATAGTCACTGAGCTTTTGTTGTGTGTTGTGTCACAGGATGGTAAGGTATCACAGCTTGAGCATATCTTCATTCGAGGAAGCAAAGTCAGGTGCCATATACTCTTCTTTTTGACTTGTGTGCTTGTAATTCATCTGATCTTTCTCTCATATAGTAGATGATGAGTAGTTGACCTTTGGAGAGATCTTGACAGGTTTATGGTCATACCAGACATTCTCAAGCATGCTCCAATGTTCAAGCGCTTAGATGCTAGAATCAAGGTATGTGCTTTCTGAACCCCCTTGATGAATAGAGTCTCTATCTAGATCTTGAGTATACATAATACCTTCCTTGTTTAACTGATGCAGGGAAAGAGCGGATCACTTGGTGTTGGCAGAGGCAGAGCTGCAATGCGAGGAAATGTAAGCTCTCTGCAAGCTACTTAGCTCATCCTTTAACTCTGATTATTAGGAAATTTGATGAAGTCCTTAATGCTTGTTTTCTCTTTGTCACTACTAATCCTTGAATCTCTGTGGTCTTGTTGTAAAGGCTCCGGCTACTGGGCGTGGAACTGGAGGAAGGGGAGCGGTACCACCTGTGAGGAGATGATTGAAAATGTAAGCTTCTATCTGCGACAACGCCAGCATCTCTTACGTTTGTTATGTATTGCTTTAAGGTCTACTTGTAAAACCAATGTCCTTCTCTAACAAGAAGGCAAACAAGAGAAATGTCTAGATGCACTATTAGTTCTGTATTTTTGAGGTGCTAAGATGTTTTAAAAACTTGACAAGTTTTCCTTATGGTATATTTTTGCGTTCTCCACTCTTTGGCAgtagatgaaaagaaacaacGCACCCAAAATTGGTTGTACTTGTAAAAGACAACCTTTGGCTAAGTTGATGGAACAAGATAAGGAACATAACAAGTAGATCACAGTGACTTAATCTGTGAGACATGCAGTTAAACTAGGAGGATTACACCATTTTATTTAGATGGCGATCAAGTACCACGACTAATAAACAATGAGTGACGGCATCTACCATCCCAGAAGGTTTTACAACAATCACgtacatctatactattaaatcagAATCACTCTGTAGGATTCTGATTTTTAGAGTTATTTACATTATTATGCCATTgctttttttgaattttttttaaatatttttgccaATTATATATTTGGCCAATCAGAAAGAAGACAATTTTAAAACAGGAATTATCCAGCAAATAATAAATGCACGTAAGGAAAAATATCTTTTGGCTGTTAAACATAAGGCAAGTTATGCTATTTGGCAATCCAAATGACTGATCCTAccattaataataattaataacacATACTATTGATATAATTATTTGTAGTTTACTATGGTAAAAATGATGAACTCTCAAtcattttttctgaatttttttctcaatcACTTTTcgtatcccttatatattaattgaggaacatttgaaaagatgtaacctcaattttgtattaattaaaagaggccccaatgcataggtggcactcaattaggtagtcaattacattcaattgaaaaataagtaggtccacattcgatttttatatgttgttagatacataagttggtcaaactatatgatataatgatatgatatgatattttctttccttaaataaaacctacggaattaccataaatgactaatatatatatgacaattaatgagtttaataataaagatttgataacaatgtatatctcctccatcattttttgtttaattttatattattaaaataaattaaacaatcaaattagctataaaaataaaatttagattttttcgtatatgttatattttgaatttttaaaaacgacaataaatgactaaaactattaaaattattatgttaaaaattaatgatcaatggtttaacatttttattataagaagatacacatgattttaaaaccatatgagtaaaaaatatcatttaataataaaataaataaatatatatatatatatatatatatatattaaacactatataccataagattacataaatattttaatattaaaactttcaatgaattttcaagaacatttataaattataaatttattaaagatttcagattgaaaattttgttatcgatgatttaaatattttgttataaaacgatatgaacgatcatagaactgtatgattataaattcttatttaataaataactatacaaaatatactattcctagaaaaataggttggttcatcttaacttatattacactttttattaaactaactatcgaattgataaataacgtaccaaaaaatattttgcactttccttaaataaaagctacgaaattacctaatatgattaacgtatatgtgaaaattaattataatgaataataaatatttgataacaatttttgtatcttagttctttttttaattttgtattattaaaatatatttaaaaatcacattaaatatataataaaaacatttataatttttcttatatgttatattatgaatttttcaaaacgtctataaattattagaaatttgaatatccccactctgaaaattttgtgatcaatagattattttttttgtcataataagttacaaatgatcataaaattgtattaatatgaacttttatttaatattataagaagatacacattattttaaaaccatatgagtaaaaaatatcatttaataataaaacatatatatttatatatatatatatatagattatactatataccataagattacataaatattttaatattaaaactttcaatgaattttcaaaaacatttataaattataaacttattaaagatttcacattgaaatttttgttatcgattatttaaatattcagttataaaatgatatgaatgatcatagaactgtatgattataaattctcatttaataaatgactatataaaatatactattcttagaaaaataggttggtccatcttgacttacattatattttttattaaactaactatctaattgataaataatctaccaaaattttttttgcactttccttaattagaagctacgaaattacctaatatgattaacgtatatatgaaaattaattattatgaataataaatatttgataacaatttttgtgtcttagttcttttttttaattttatattattgaaagatattaaaaaatcacattaaatatataataaaaacatttatattttttcttatatgttatatttgaatttttcaaaatgtctatatattattagaaatttgaatattcccactctgaaaattttgtgatcaatagattatttttttgttataataagttacaaatgatcataaaatataacgcatatgaatttttatttaataaatattcaaactaaataatatatatatataaacactaatgatttaaagcaacaagattggctgatcaatttagtcgtccagttgaaatctttcaaaagtatgtgaaagactaaagtcaaagtaaatattgatttagaatagtagttatattttactaaccaaataccgaaaaaaaccgaaccgaactgaaaCTAACCTGATATCCGggttgaacacccgtaatccaaatgaagccaaactattgtttcattctccaaaatataataaaaataataacttaatcccgcgcaaggcgcgagtcttatcctagtatatatatatagtatattctctctcttgcatttttttttttgaaaatgtgtATATAAAATTGCACTGAGTTCACGCCGATGCATATGA
This region of Brassica napus cultivar Da-Ae chromosome C5, Da-Ae, whole genome shotgun sequence genomic DNA includes:
- the LOC106347267 gene encoding small nuclear ribonucleoprotein SmD3b — encoded protein: MSRSLGIPVKLLHEASGHIVTVELKSGELYRGSMIECEDNWNCQLEDITFTAQDGKVSQLEHIFIRGSKVRFMVIPDILKHAPMFKRLDARIKGKSGSLGVGRGRAAMRGNAPATGRGTGGRGAVPPVRR